The following nucleotide sequence is from Paenibacillus odorifer.
ATAACAGCGCCAATATAATCGGTGCAGGAAAACCAAAGATGATATGGTAAAAACTGATAATAAGCGTGTTCTTAATAATTTTCCAAAAGTCGGGTGAAGCTGTGAACAAATATTCGAAATGCTTAAAGCCGACCCAAGGACTTCCCCAAATTCCATCACGAATAAAATAATCTTTAAAAGCCAGTTGAATGCCATACATCGGGCCATAAGCAAATACGGTATACCAGATGATCACGGGAGCTAGTAATAAGAATAAATATTTGTTTTTTTTGTATTGGCGCCAAGTATGTGTCCACCTCGAGACTTTCGGCTTAAGATTCTCTCCCTGTTTTTGAATGCCAGCAGTGCTTGCCGGGTTCATAGTTGTTTTCTCCTTCCGAATACGATTTTGCGTTAAGACTGTGTCTGAACACCCCTTACGTTAGGGTATTGTAAGCGCTTTTTCTATTGTAAATTCATTAAAATCAGTAAATTATCTTCGTATTGGGGCTATAATTTTTCAAACAAAAGAAAAGACAATCGCGAGACGATTGCCTTTTCCACATGGATTAGAGAATTATGCACTTGAATGGCTCGAATGGTTTGCATTGCCTGCGTTCCTATACTGGACCGGTGTAACTCCGTAACGTGTTTTGAATTTGTTGTGAAAATATTGCGGGTTACGATAACCCACCTGAGCAGAAATCTCAGCCACGGACAGCTGCTTATTTTCTCTTAATAAATCAGCCGCCTTCTCCAACCGCACTCGGGTTACATATTCAGTGAATGATTCATTCATAACGGTTCCGAACAAGGTAGAAATATACGAGGGCGCCAACGAAGCAACCTCAGATAATTTATTTAGCGATAAATCCTCTTGAATATTATCATCGATAAAGATTTTTAATTTATGAATGATCTCCGTATGTGCGTGATTACCTGACTCTTGAATATAAGCTGTAATTTGTGCTGATAAATCACGAATGGAATCAAGTGTTTCGGCCAACGTTTCCTTTTTGAACTCATCGAACAGACTGGAAGGCGAAACGATTTGTTGCAGATCAAGCTCAATAATGGTCTGATACAGAACCGTAACCAACTGAAGCAAGCCTAACTCAACCGTCTCCAATTGGACATCACCTTTCTCCAGGACCCTCTGGAAATCGCCCATAAACCTGTTCATCGTAACGTCATTGCCTGCCTTTAATGCATTTTTATAAAGATCAAAAGAGAATAAGTGTGGCGTAACATCGTTGAGCGGGATATGTGAATACCGCACAATAGCTTCCGAACCATAGATAAACCGATAACGATAGGCATGTAAGGCATTTTGATACGAAAAGGGGATTTCTTCAGGTGCCTGAACCTTCGATCCAAGCGCTGCTCCAAAGTGTAGTTGCTCGGGTAACCCATTTTTTATAAGCTCCAGCTCCTTCAATAATAAAAGCTCCAGCTCTTCGGGATCCTTGTTCAACTCACTGAAATAGATAATCGCCGCTTCCTGCGTATTCAAGCTGACGAATTTATAAAAGCTATAGGCAGCATGCTGTTCATAAAAAGCCCTGAATTCCTCGCAATCTCCCTTGGTTATACGAATATAGCTAGTCATGTAATAACATTGCAAAGGTAAATAATCGTAGTAATCCGAGCCAACACCTGCACCTAATACCAGATTTTTTAGTTCATTCACTTTAGCTTTAGATTCTAAGGTTTCGATTTTTTGACCTAGCTTTGAGATTGTACTACCAATAATAGCAAACTCATTTTGCGAATAGTTTACGGTGCCTGGATGATAAAAGCTGCGAACATTGTTTACAAGCTTCTTCATAGGAACATATACACGTTTGGAGATCAAATAAGCGAATAGAAGCCCAATTAACAATACCAGGATACAGCTGATAAATATTTGACTCTTCAGCTGCTTTGATGAGGATACAAATGAATTCATAGGCCGTATTAATACGTATTTCCATTGATTATTCGAGGTTTGGTCA
It contains:
- a CDS encoding AraC family transcriptional regulator, with product MKIGGRLRNGGTLFTHLIFSFTLLAVVLIGLVGSYLYVQANRLMVDEIARDSKQRLMTSSDFVENTLLQKYENSIRNRAVSTLSLENQSMLNYLLDSEWEGNTSRILAFRKDLEIFKLTNEGVYKISTYFEKGNYIIDNSQFYSKLDNSPDASFLKTSVTPALNRWTYRTLSDKEEVLTYAIALPYGALSKTSTGTMYIDVSLEYINKMISSTMSSPMEKLYAFDEKGSPIIHTGSNVEEGLKTAKQWMESAGNNKEIHYNKRDKYVLSFKNDQTSNNQWKYVLIRPMNSFVSSSKQLKSQIFISCILVLLIGLLFAYLISKRVYVPMKKLVNNVRSFYHPGTVNYSQNEFAIIGSTISKLGQKIETLESKAKVNELKNLVLGAGVGSDYYDYLPLQCYYMTSYIRITKGDCEEFRAFYEQHAAYSFYKFVSLNTQEAAIIYFSELNKDPEELELLLLKELELIKNGLPEQLHFGAALGSKVQAPEEIPFSYQNALHAYRYRFIYGSEAIVRYSHIPLNDVTPHLFSFDLYKNALKAGNDVTMNRFMGDFQRVLEKGDVQLETVELGLLQLVTVLYQTIIELDLQQIVSPSSLFDEFKKETLAETLDSIRDLSAQITAYIQESGNHAHTEIIHKLKIFIDDNIQEDLSLNKLSEVASLAPSYISTLFGTVMNESFTEYVTRVRLEKAADLLRENKQLSVAEISAQVGYRNPQYFHNKFKTRYGVTPVQYRNAGNANHSSHSSA